One window of Methanomassiliicoccales archaeon genomic DNA carries:
- a CDS encoding PRC-barrel domain-containing protein: protein MRKFITELKGKTVMTNDGQILGMIDNFVVDTVTGEINHVLVVPAEEIDSRLFRTDSHGRLVLPFSEMKDVRDVVVMSISR from the coding sequence ATGAGGAAGTTCATAACCGAGCTGAAGGGGAAGACGGTCATGACCAACGACGGTCAGATTTTGGGCATGATAGACAACTTCGTGGTAGACACCGTCACCGGAGAGATCAACCATGTGTTGGTGGTCCCGGCCGAGGAGATAGACAGCCGGCTGTTCCGCACTGACAGCCACGGCCGCTTGGTGCTCCCGTTCAGCGAGATGAAGGATGTCCGTGACGTAGTGGTCATGAGCATCTCCCGCTAA
- a CDS encoding ARMT1-like domain-containing protein: MEFSAECAPCLLRRILFQTRLVDPSKETEVMSACVQLMAEEWSPGIRSAALATKVHRLNYDLLGVEDPYAKLKEEANQVAFTLLPRGQELVDASEDRLTAACLVAIAGNVMDFGIGGFESPKELRSTFDSLLAEAPEPNDVPRMREVLSGAKEVVYLFDNCGEIVLDIPLLKEIKEMGLKVTGVVKGEPIISDATWADLEVSGVDRLLDERMTTGAFAIGIDLDLAPQELLEALRRADLVIAKGMANFEALSGTWVRPIVHLLRSKCLPVSQAIGARKDRNVIRLFE; this comes from the coding sequence ATGGAGTTCTCCGCCGAATGCGCCCCCTGCCTGCTGCGCCGGATCCTGTTCCAGACCAGGCTGGTCGACCCATCCAAGGAGACGGAGGTCATGTCGGCCTGCGTCCAGCTCATGGCCGAGGAATGGTCGCCGGGCATAAGGTCGGCCGCCCTGGCCACCAAGGTGCACCGGCTGAACTACGACCTCCTCGGCGTCGAGGATCCCTACGCCAAGCTCAAGGAGGAGGCCAATCAGGTGGCCTTCACCCTGCTGCCCCGGGGGCAGGAGCTGGTCGACGCTTCCGAGGACCGCTTGACCGCCGCGTGCCTGGTGGCCATCGCCGGCAACGTCATGGACTTCGGCATCGGCGGGTTCGAGAGCCCCAAGGAGCTCCGCTCCACCTTCGATTCGCTGTTGGCCGAGGCGCCCGAGCCGAACGACGTCCCTCGCATGCGCGAGGTGCTGTCAGGGGCGAAGGAGGTGGTGTACCTCTTCGACAACTGCGGCGAGATTGTGCTGGACATCCCGTTGCTGAAAGAGATTAAAGAGATGGGGTTGAAGGTGACCGGGGTGGTCAAGGGCGAACCGATCATCTCGGACGCCACCTGGGCGGACCTGGAGGTTTCCGGAGTCGACCGGCTGCTGGACGAGCGGATGACCACCGGAGCCTTCGCCATCGGCATCGACCTGGACCTGGCTCCGCAGGAGCTATTGGAGGCCTTGCGCCGCGCCGACCTGGTCATCGCCAAGGGCATGGCCAACTTCGAGGCGCTTTCCGGCACCTGGGTGCGGCCGATCGTTCATCTTCTGCGCAGCAAGTGTCTGCCAGTTTCCCAGGCCATCGGGGCCAGGAAGGACCGCAACGTGATCAGGCTGTTCGAATGA
- a CDS encoding CDC48 family AAA ATPase, which translates to MAESVLLRVAKAQTQTEVGLGRARLDMKTRKELGVEVGDAVEITGKKLTAAKVFRAQQEDEGKDIVRIDGMIRSNAGVSIGERVTVARADPQPAAKIVLVPKIPNSKRITMGAGVDELFRKSLIGRPMVKGDEFLVPNFALAGTLAPFKVFSTQPSGVVVVAEHTEMVVKSENAEIKDVYSPSVTYDDVGGLENVLQRIREMIELPLKHPELFDRLGIDAPKGVLLYGPPGTGKTLLAKAVANESGASFYSILGPEIMSKYYGQSEEKLREKFEEAQKNAPSIIFIDEIDSIAPKRENVSGEVERRVVAQLLTLMDGMAERGQVIVIGATNRQDAMDPALRRPGRFDREIEVGVPSYFGRKEILQIHTRGMPLGEDVNLDQYAQITHGFAGADLAALAREAAMKCLARFVPNLELDRAIPMEILSQMKVTGTDFDNALKEIEPSALREVLVEIPTVKWSDVGGLEDVKQQLREMVEMPIENPEAFKRMGIRPAQGILLYGPPGTGKTMLAKAIANESKANFISIKGPEIMSKWFGESERALREVFKKARQVAPSIVFLDEIDSIAPKRGWSEGSRATESVVNQLLTSMDGLTSREGVTVIAATNRPDIVDSALLRPGRFDRMVLVPVPDAAARKAILSVHTKNMPLKDVSIDELVSRTEWYVGADLENLCREAAMIALRQDKDAQVVEMQHFEAAFKTVRPSVDKESVKQYDTMSKNLHKARAGMDDLGIFR; encoded by the coding sequence ATGGCCGAATCCGTTCTACTCCGCGTGGCGAAGGCCCAGACGCAAACCGAGGTGGGCCTGGGAAGGGCCCGCCTGGACATGAAGACCAGGAAGGAGCTGGGAGTGGAAGTGGGGGACGCGGTGGAGATCACTGGCAAGAAGCTCACCGCGGCCAAGGTCTTCCGGGCCCAGCAGGAGGACGAGGGCAAGGACATCGTCCGCATCGACGGCATGATAAGGTCCAACGCCGGGGTGTCCATCGGAGAGAGGGTCACCGTGGCCAGGGCTGACCCCCAGCCGGCGGCCAAGATCGTTCTGGTGCCCAAGATCCCCAACAGCAAGCGCATCACCATGGGGGCGGGCGTAGACGAGCTGTTCCGCAAGAGCCTCATCGGCCGGCCCATGGTCAAGGGGGACGAGTTCCTGGTGCCAAACTTCGCTTTGGCCGGAACGCTGGCGCCTTTCAAGGTCTTCTCCACCCAGCCCTCGGGCGTGGTGGTGGTGGCTGAACACACGGAGATGGTGGTGAAGTCGGAGAACGCCGAGATTAAGGACGTCTACTCTCCCTCGGTAACCTATGATGACGTAGGCGGATTGGAGAATGTGCTGCAGCGCATCCGGGAGATGATCGAGCTCCCGTTGAAGCACCCCGAGCTGTTCGACCGCCTGGGCATCGACGCCCCCAAGGGCGTGCTGCTCTACGGCCCGCCGGGAACGGGAAAGACGTTGCTGGCCAAGGCCGTGGCCAACGAGTCCGGGGCCTCGTTCTATTCCATCCTGGGCCCGGAGATTATGTCCAAGTACTATGGGCAGAGCGAGGAGAAGCTGCGGGAGAAGTTCGAGGAGGCCCAGAAGAACGCCCCCTCCATCATCTTCATCGACGAGATCGACTCCATCGCCCCCAAGCGCGAGAACGTGTCCGGGGAGGTGGAGCGGCGGGTGGTGGCCCAGCTGCTCACGCTGATGGACGGCATGGCCGAGAGGGGCCAGGTCATCGTCATCGGCGCCACGAACCGTCAGGACGCCATGGACCCGGCCCTGCGCCGCCCGGGACGCTTCGACCGCGAGATCGAGGTCGGGGTGCCCTCATATTTCGGTCGGAAGGAGATATTGCAGATACACACCAGGGGCATGCCCCTGGGCGAGGACGTTAACCTGGACCAGTACGCCCAGATAACCCATGGGTTCGCCGGGGCCGACCTGGCGGCCTTGGCCCGGGAGGCGGCCATGAAATGCCTGGCGCGCTTCGTTCCGAACCTGGAGCTGGACCGGGCCATACCTATGGAGATACTCTCCCAGATGAAGGTCACCGGAACCGACTTCGACAACGCCCTGAAGGAGATCGAGCCGTCGGCCTTGCGCGAGGTGCTGGTGGAGATACCCACGGTCAAATGGTCCGACGTGGGCGGACTGGAGGATGTCAAGCAGCAGCTGCGGGAGATGGTGGAGATGCCCATCGAGAACCCTGAGGCGTTCAAACGCATGGGCATCCGTCCGGCGCAGGGCATACTGCTCTACGGTCCGCCGGGGACGGGAAAGACTATGCTGGCGAAAGCCATCGCCAACGAGTCCAAGGCCAATTTCATAAGCATCAAGGGCCCGGAGATAATGAGCAAATGGTTCGGGGAGAGCGAGCGCGCCCTCCGCGAGGTGTTCAAGAAAGCGCGGCAGGTGGCCCCATCCATCGTGTTCCTGGACGAGATCGACTCCATCGCCCCCAAGCGCGGCTGGAGCGAGGGCTCTAGGGCCACGGAGAGCGTGGTCAACCAGCTGCTCACTTCCATGGACGGGCTGACCTCCAGGGAGGGGGTGACGGTGATCGCGGCGACGAACCGCCCGGACATCGTGGACAGCGCCCTGCTGCGCCCCGGTCGTTTCGACCGGATGGTGCTGGTGCCGGTGCCGGACGCCGCCGCGAGGAAGGCCATACTGTCCGTGCACACCAAGAACATGCCCCTGAAGGACGTCAGTATCGACGAGCTGGTGTCCCGCACCGAATGGTACGTGGGCGCGGACCTGGAGAACCTCTGTCGGGAGGCGGCCATGATAGCCCTGCGGCAGGACAAGGACGCCCAGGTGGTGGAGATGCAGCATTTCGAGGCCGCCTTCAAGACCGTGAGGCCCTCGGTGGACAAGGAATCGGTCAAGCAGTACGACACGATGAGCAAGAACTTGCACAAGGCCCGGGCGGGAATGGACGACCTGGGCATATTCAGGTAG
- a CDS encoding tetratricopeptide repeat protein, which produces MSDLEKMLEQNERQRLLAAIKDLGDPEWRDLMISLIGGMGVRVQSAKEEKGTLVIYGQGEGGYIILVSRTAFSDPELVVRSLVEEAKTSARVPVFMTLQDLDPGTLNYLDKEVVSYADLGKFLALIHRYGLDDPLMAKEDLKVLEDRGAPCLPSMGKLEALIDEAEERHRKGDLGRAVQLLTVALEIKPLNDTIWLKKASYLLEMGRAPEALVAANHAAEIRPGDAATWFLIAHIQGQLEDRDKELSAYDTVLRINPAHAPALLNKGATLYEMGRLEWALKVFNDMVKRYPQEPRGWNNRGLVLKGMEHPIEAQASFEKASVLDREYADPLINLARMKDEVGNWEGAVEAWKDVLRLVDSRADIWAHLGACLRELGQNEDALTAMDRALDLDPTMEQVREERDRLAALMEGERAVEAPVADGRTLDQVINGEPAPEPPKEEPAIEEEPVDEPVKTVMEEPVPEPPNQEPIVEEEPVKEPIEAVVEVPALEPVKEELSVEEEPVRETTETVDEVPVPELVKEELPVEEEPVPATIAAEKADEEAPLPEDIGPVSIAPVEPALPAIVQEERSLQEREPAGQLEVIPEPSKPVEFKAEQLSMEVPPELPKPVEFKAEPTTIEVPQAAGALQLVDQGPAAEVSPVAPVLLRETVEETVVQPPEVAVEKEAPRTRAVWLYEISLPPLPSEREDRVIQEASLLLAGGEREKALQVIGIAQKESSDLELLRLKARILLSLGRGEEAAEALKEALRLAPKDIRTVLDTEALFHRFGGEGSQLLRAIDECQEARARTALDLLERQDYAQLARTEVKDEAFPAKLAKVLAQIRQGRYRDASKVLKALMSEFPASSECLNNLGVCMRFMGEFDYDQAIHMMELAMEVDPHYSDAMNNIGCTLFAAGRYEQALKVLKATADEDRRPEYLLNLSNVQMALGDPTGAKESLTTALKLEESADVLYMLGVIAEGENEFRWALSLYQDALAQSPGFREAQAGRDRTKLLSKK; this is translated from the coding sequence GTGAGCGACCTAGAGAAGATGTTGGAGCAGAACGAGCGGCAGAGACTGCTGGCGGCGATAAAGGACCTGGGCGACCCCGAGTGGCGGGACCTGATGATATCGCTTATAGGTGGAATGGGCGTGCGCGTTCAATCGGCCAAGGAGGAGAAGGGCACCCTGGTCATCTACGGCCAGGGGGAGGGCGGATACATCATATTGGTCTCGCGGACCGCCTTCAGCGATCCCGAGCTGGTAGTGCGCTCCCTGGTGGAGGAGGCCAAGACCTCGGCCCGGGTCCCGGTGTTCATGACCCTGCAGGACCTGGACCCCGGCACGCTGAACTACCTGGACAAGGAAGTGGTGTCCTACGCCGACCTGGGCAAGTTCCTGGCGCTGATCCACCGGTACGGTCTGGACGATCCGCTGATGGCCAAGGAGGACCTCAAGGTGCTGGAGGACCGCGGGGCGCCCTGCCTGCCTTCCATGGGCAAGCTAGAAGCGCTGATAGACGAGGCCGAGGAAAGGCACCGCAAGGGAGACTTGGGGCGGGCCGTACAATTGCTGACCGTGGCCCTGGAAATCAAGCCGCTTAACGATACCATCTGGTTGAAGAAGGCCAGCTACCTGCTGGAGATGGGGAGGGCGCCCGAAGCGCTGGTGGCCGCCAATCACGCCGCCGAGATACGCCCCGGCGACGCCGCCACCTGGTTCCTCATCGCCCACATACAGGGCCAGCTGGAGGACCGGGACAAGGAGCTTAGCGCCTACGACACCGTGCTGCGCATTAATCCCGCCCATGCCCCGGCGCTGCTGAACAAGGGCGCCACGTTGTACGAGATGGGACGGCTGGAATGGGCGTTGAAGGTGTTCAACGACATGGTCAAGCGCTATCCCCAGGAGCCGAGGGGCTGGAACAACCGCGGCCTGGTGCTGAAGGGCATGGAGCACCCCATCGAGGCCCAGGCTTCCTTCGAGAAGGCCAGCGTGTTGGACCGCGAATATGCCGACCCGCTCATCAACCTGGCCCGCATGAAGGACGAGGTGGGCAACTGGGAAGGGGCGGTGGAGGCCTGGAAGGACGTGCTGAGGCTGGTGGACTCCCGGGCGGACATCTGGGCTCACCTGGGCGCCTGCCTGCGAGAACTGGGTCAGAACGAGGACGCCCTCACGGCCATGGACCGCGCCCTGGACCTGGACCCCACGATGGAACAGGTCAGGGAGGAAAGGGACCGTTTGGCGGCCCTCATGGAAGGCGAACGGGCCGTGGAGGCTCCGGTGGCCGATGGAAGGACGCTCGACCAGGTCATCAACGGTGAGCCGGCTCCCGAGCCACCGAAGGAGGAGCCAGCCATCGAAGAGGAGCCGGTAGACGAGCCGGTCAAGACCGTCATGGAGGAACCAGTTCCCGAACCGCCGAATCAGGAACCGATCGTCGAAGAGGAACCGGTCAAAGAGCCGATTGAGGCCGTCGTTGAGGTCCCCGCTCTCGAACCCGTAAAAGAAGAGCTATCTGTCGAAGAGGAACCGGTCAGAGAAACGACGGAAACAGTCGATGAGGTCCCCGTTCCCGAACTTGTAAAAGAAGAGCTACCCGTCGAAGAAGAGCCGGTCCCTGCGACCATCGCGGCAGAAAAGGCCGATGAAGAGGCCCCCTTACCCGAAGATATCGGGCCGGTCAGCATCGCCCCGGTCGAACCAGCATTGCCAGCGATAGTACAGGAGGAACGGTCCCTCCAGGAAAGAGAACCCGCCGGGCAGCTGGAGGTCATCCCGGAACCGTCCAAGCCGGTGGAGTTCAAGGCCGAGCAACTATCGATGGAAGTTCCCCCCGAGCTACCCAAGCCGGTGGAGTTCAAGGCCGAGCCGACGACCATAGAGGTCCCTCAAGCCGCGGGCGCCCTGCAGCTGGTCGATCAAGGGCCAGCCGCAGAGGTATCCCCGGTCGCCCCAGTTCTATTAAGGGAGACCGTTGAGGAAACTGTGGTTCAGCCTCCCGAGGTCGCGGTCGAGAAGGAGGCCCCGAGGACGAGGGCCGTATGGCTATACGAGATCTCGCTGCCCCCGCTCCCCTCCGAGAGGGAGGACCGCGTCATACAGGAGGCCAGTCTGCTTCTGGCCGGAGGGGAGAGGGAGAAGGCCCTGCAGGTCATAGGAATCGCCCAGAAAGAAAGCTCCGACCTGGAACTTCTGCGCCTGAAGGCCAGAATACTGCTCTCCCTCGGCAGAGGGGAGGAGGCGGCCGAGGCGCTGAAGGAGGCCTTGCGCCTTGCGCCCAAAGACATCCGCACGGTCCTGGACACCGAGGCCCTGTTCCACCGCTTCGGCGGGGAGGGATCCCAGTTGTTAAGAGCTATAGACGAATGCCAGGAGGCCCGGGCCCGCACGGCCCTGGACCTGCTCGAAAGGCAGGACTACGCCCAACTGGCCCGCACAGAGGTGAAGGACGAGGCGTTCCCGGCCAAGCTGGCCAAGGTCTTGGCCCAGATAAGACAGGGGCGCTACCGCGACGCCTCCAAGGTGCTGAAGGCCTTGATGTCCGAGTTCCCGGCCTCCTCAGAATGCCTGAACAACCTGGGAGTATGCATGCGCTTCATGGGGGAGTTCGACTACGACCAGGCCATACACATGATGGAACTGGCCATGGAGGTCGATCCCCATTACTCCGACGCCATGAACAACATCGGCTGCACCCTGTTCGCCGCCGGACGCTACGAGCAGGCGCTGAAGGTGCTCAAGGCCACGGCCGACGAGGACCGCCGCCCGGAGTACCTGCTCAACCTGAGCAACGTCCAGATGGCCTTGGGCGACCCGACCGGGGCCAAGGAGAGCCTGACCACCGCCCTGAAACTGGAGGAAAGCGCGGACGTGCTCTACATGCTGGGAGTGATCGCCGAAGGAGAGAACGAGTTCCGCTGGGCCCTCAGCCTCTACCAGGACGCCTTGGCGCAGAGCCCTGGCTTTCGTGAGGCCCAGGCCGGCCGCGACCGGACCAAGCTGCTATCCAAGAAGTGA
- a CDS encoding DMT family transporter: MAETPRRTYALLLTAGMIWGTSFVAGKLGVEDTDPYLFTAMRATFSALSIIPILLAFKLDLSLLKDKWLWLIGLLNAMGMFLQNVGLTYTTASKTVLLVDINVVIVAVLAVLFLKEELNRRIVAGLVLGMAGVGLIATGGDLSNLGGGSFIGDLLVFLAGVAWAFYIVLSTKVLKKGYGLVHMTCTMILITWIFAMPFGLAMTSDFTIGASSVVLALYTGVFCTTVAFLLYNVGLKSLGATTTSIILLVEMVFGLLFSFLLLGERPDTMTVVGGSLVLAAIMVISVKGLERARRRRSGA, from the coding sequence ATGGCCGAGACGCCCCGACGCACTTACGCCCTGCTGTTGACAGCGGGCATGATCTGGGGCACCTCGTTCGTGGCCGGAAAGCTGGGAGTGGAGGACACCGACCCCTACCTGTTCACGGCCATGCGCGCGACCTTCTCCGCGCTTTCCATCATACCGATACTGCTGGCCTTCAAGCTCGACCTCTCCCTTCTAAAGGACAAGTGGTTGTGGCTGATAGGCTTACTGAACGCCATGGGCATGTTCTTGCAGAACGTCGGGCTGACCTATACCACGGCCAGCAAGACCGTGCTGCTGGTGGACATAAACGTGGTCATCGTGGCCGTGCTGGCCGTTCTGTTCCTGAAGGAGGAACTGAACCGGCGCATCGTGGCCGGGCTGGTGCTCGGAATGGCCGGTGTCGGTCTCATCGCCACTGGCGGGGACCTCTCCAACCTAGGAGGTGGCTCCTTCATCGGAGACCTGCTGGTGTTCCTGGCCGGCGTGGCCTGGGCCTTCTACATCGTCCTGTCGACCAAGGTGCTGAAGAAGGGCTACGGGCTAGTGCACATGACCTGCACCATGATCCTCATCACCTGGATATTCGCCATGCCCTTCGGGCTGGCCATGACCTCCGACTTCACCATCGGGGCATCCAGTGTTGTGCTCGCACTGTACACTGGAGTGTTCTGCACCACCGTGGCCTTCCTGCTCTACAACGTCGGGCTGAAGTCCCTCGGTGCGACCACCACCTCCATAATACTGCTGGTGGAGATGGTCTTCGGCCTGCTCTTCTCCTTCCTACTGCTCGGGGAGAGGCCGGACACCATGACCGTGGTGGGCGGCTCGCTCGTTCTGGCGGCGATAATGGTGATATCCGTCAAAGGCCTGGAGAGGGCCAGGAGAAGGCGGTCCGGCGCCTAG
- a CDS encoding NDP-sugar synthase gives MRGNVRQAVILAGGEGTRLRPLTNTRPKPLLPVLGVPCVEYVISSLANAGVEQIFIACGYRSEDILLVLGRGERLGVDIELAYEKEPMGTAGAVKLLEDRLEGTFVVGSGDTLTDADLGALIDFHVGHGAEATMGLTEVERPEQFGIVGVGADGRIERFKEKPRREEVFSRVINAGTYVLEREVLDLIPAGRKYDFSRDLYMDMLQRGRGLFASPLIGYWKDIGRPSDLFLANMDMASRRGNPSAHGPVAGKAPSEAAVVGPAFFGKGVRAQGSQVKRSAVGSGCSLGRGAVLEDCLLLDRVAIGQGTTLRGCILGEGCQVGAGTMLTDCILGDRAQVGPGSRAEGRSFEPGSSI, from the coding sequence ATGAGAGGAAATGTAAGGCAGGCGGTGATTTTGGCCGGAGGGGAGGGCACCAGACTGCGGCCTCTGACGAACACTCGGCCGAAACCGTTGCTGCCTGTTCTCGGCGTTCCCTGCGTCGAATACGTCATCTCCTCCCTGGCCAACGCCGGCGTGGAGCAGATCTTCATCGCCTGCGGCTACCGCTCCGAGGACATCCTGCTGGTGCTGGGGCGGGGAGAACGTTTGGGCGTGGACATCGAGCTCGCCTACGAGAAAGAGCCGATGGGCACCGCCGGGGCGGTCAAGCTGCTCGAGGACCGCCTGGAAGGGACGTTCGTGGTCGGCAGCGGCGACACCCTGACGGACGCGGACCTGGGGGCGCTCATCGACTTCCACGTGGGGCACGGGGCGGAGGCCACCATGGGCCTGACCGAGGTGGAGCGCCCGGAGCAGTTCGGCATCGTGGGCGTGGGAGCGGACGGGCGCATCGAGCGCTTCAAGGAGAAGCCCCGCCGCGAGGAGGTCTTCTCCCGGGTGATCAACGCTGGCACCTATGTGCTGGAAAGGGAGGTGCTGGACCTCATCCCCGCCGGGCGGAAGTACGATTTCTCCCGAGACCTCTACATGGACATGCTGCAGAGGGGCCGCGGGCTCTTCGCCTCTCCTCTCATCGGCTACTGGAAGGACATCGGGAGGCCCTCGGACCTCTTCCTGGCCAACATGGACATGGCCTCCCGCAGGGGCAACCCTTCTGCGCACGGTCCCGTGGCTGGAAAAGCACCATCGGAAGCGGCCGTGGTCGGTCCGGCCTTCTTCGGAAAAGGGGTGAGGGCCCAGGGCAGCCAGGTCAAGCGCAGTGCCGTGGGCTCAGGCTGTTCCTTAGGCCGGGGGGCGGTCCTGGAGGACTGCCTGCTACTAGACCGGGTCGCCATCGGCCAGGGAACGACCCTGCGCGGGTGCATTCTCGGTGAAGGATGCCAGGTAGGTGCCGGAACCATGCTCACAGACTGCATTTTAGGAGACAGGGCGCAGGTCGGACCGGGGTCCAGGGCCGAAGGCCGCAGCTTCGAACCGGGGTCCTCCATCTGA